From Prosthecobacter vanneervenii, the proteins below share one genomic window:
- a CDS encoding Jag family protein gives MTPLEHAHHILDTMLGYLGFVVQIEDDNGPDGPTLQVLTDDSDALIGRRGETLEDIQYLVNRVLQRHIKDAPRIRVDVEFYRSMREDKMIARAKELGERVRATGQSADLPPMNSYYRRLIHNVFVNDPEVMSVSLDGAARFKRIVLKKRDS, from the coding sequence ATGACTCCCCTCGAACACGCCCACCACATTCTCGACACCATGCTCGGCTACCTGGGCTTTGTGGTCCAGATCGAGGATGACAACGGCCCGGACGGCCCCACGCTGCAGGTGCTCACAGACGACTCCGACGCCCTCATCGGCCGCCGCGGAGAGACACTGGAGGACATCCAGTACCTCGTGAACCGCGTGCTCCAGCGCCACATCAAGGACGCACCGCGTATCCGCGTGGACGTGGAGTTTTACCGCTCCATGCGGGAGGACAAGATGATCGCGCGCGCCAAGGAGCTGGGAGAACGCGTGCGCGCCACCGGCCAGAGCGCCGACTTGCCGCCCATGAACAGCTACTACCGGCGGCTGATCCACAACGTGTTTGTAAACGACCCCGAGGTCATGAGCGTGAGCTTGGACGGCGCGGCGCGTTTCAAACGCATCGTGCTCAAAAAACGCGACAGCTAG
- the rnpA gene encoding ribonuclease P protein component, which yields MRLPSNLRMKLARDFACVKTQGASQAGKYLVLGALRVEALEEFQFGLITGGRLGNAVVRNRIRRLLREIIRAHRAEVLPGWQMVIIARWRAPQATLQELENDWLRLARRMSLLKPKTSAPPRSPAP from the coding sequence ATGCGCCTTCCCTCAAACCTGCGGATGAAGCTCGCGCGTGATTTCGCGTGTGTGAAAACGCAGGGAGCCAGCCAGGCTGGAAAATATCTGGTGCTCGGAGCATTGCGTGTGGAGGCGCTCGAAGAGTTTCAGTTTGGCCTCATCACTGGGGGTCGGCTGGGCAATGCCGTGGTGAGAAACCGCATCCGCCGCCTGCTGCGTGAGATCATTCGTGCACACCGTGCAGAGGTTCTCCCCGGGTGGCAGATGGTCATCATCGCCCGCTGGCGTGCACCCCAGGCCACACTGCAAGAACTGGAAAACGACTGGCTGCGGCTGGCACGGCGCATGAGCCTGCTAAAACCCAAGACCTCGGCCCCGCCGCGTTCACCTGCACCATGA
- a CDS encoding YidC/Oxa1 family insertase periplasmic-domain containing protein → MDRKSWIVVTLCVILMGVNWHYMQENQKLQQAEAARKKQEEVAKKAAQAAEAKATSPAASATTTAAPAAAELPEEKHSLKVGTVTFELSSKGGGISRAVLAGTDKVTLNVNGLEPIGALRREAAGLDTIAYKLTAKSDKSATFEGTSKEGILVTKTYTLTEGAEGDEHLVDLKVTLKNTGTTQHRSEEYYLYAGAASAIKHDDARYDGFFWNNAGDTDKHLSNYYAKGFFSDAPTEFKNSYSALRYTGVMTRFYTHILTRIAEKDASAKFWSSRRKLAQPIDTAHATRTDIEDYAYDAAMGLPVVDLAPGASVTESYQIYLGPKEYDRLARIGHQRSYAMFYGYFKIVSIALSKVMRWMHDISGSWGLAVILLTIFVRLCLWPIHAKSTMTMKRMGLLGPKMKELQEKYKDNPQQQQMEVMKLYKDYGVNPLGGCLPLFLQFPIFIGLYSVLEVAAELRGQSFWWVRDLAAADTQGQLLGFNINPLPLIMGLTMVAQMKLTPQPATVDKTQQRIFMFMPLFFLWISYDFAAALALYWSTQNIFSIFQTRVMKLYMPEPKLEKVAAKPAAKPAAANGNNPFFNPGGAPQKEKKKGGNKPPRLGG, encoded by the coding sequence ATGGACCGTAAAAGTTGGATCGTCGTGACGCTGTGTGTCATCCTCATGGGGGTGAACTGGCACTACATGCAGGAAAACCAGAAGCTTCAGCAGGCCGAGGCCGCACGTAAAAAACAGGAAGAAGTGGCCAAAAAAGCGGCCCAGGCCGCAGAGGCCAAGGCCACATCACCCGCCGCAAGTGCCACTACCACAGCCGCTCCCGCAGCCGCCGAGCTTCCAGAAGAAAAGCACTCCCTCAAGGTGGGCACCGTCACGTTTGAGCTCAGCTCCAAAGGCGGCGGCATATCCCGCGCTGTACTGGCTGGCACCGATAAGGTGACGCTCAACGTAAACGGCCTGGAGCCCATCGGTGCCCTGCGCCGCGAGGCCGCCGGACTCGACACCATCGCCTACAAGCTGACCGCCAAGAGCGACAAGAGCGCTACCTTTGAAGGCACCAGCAAGGAAGGCATCCTCGTCACCAAGACCTACACGCTGACCGAAGGTGCCGAGGGGGATGAGCACTTGGTGGACCTCAAGGTCACGCTGAAAAATACGGGTACCACCCAGCACCGTTCCGAGGAGTACTACCTCTATGCTGGTGCCGCCAGCGCCATCAAGCACGACGACGCTCGCTATGACGGCTTCTTCTGGAACAACGCTGGAGACACCGACAAGCATCTCTCCAACTACTATGCCAAGGGCTTCTTCAGCGACGCCCCCACGGAGTTTAAAAACTCCTACAGCGCCCTGCGCTACACGGGCGTGATGACGCGCTTCTACACGCACATCCTCACCCGCATCGCAGAGAAGGATGCCTCCGCCAAATTCTGGTCCTCCCGTCGCAAGCTGGCCCAGCCCATCGACACCGCCCACGCCACGCGCACTGACATCGAGGACTACGCCTACGATGCCGCCATGGGCCTGCCGGTGGTGGATCTGGCCCCGGGAGCCTCCGTCACCGAGAGCTACCAGATTTACCTTGGCCCGAAGGAGTACGACCGCCTCGCCCGCATCGGCCACCAGCGCAGCTACGCGATGTTCTACGGCTACTTCAAGATTGTGAGCATCGCGCTCTCAAAGGTCATGCGCTGGATGCACGACATCAGCGGCAGCTGGGGTCTGGCCGTCATCCTGCTCACCATCTTCGTCCGTCTCTGCCTCTGGCCCATCCACGCCAAGTCCACCATGACCATGAAGCGCATGGGTCTGCTGGGGCCAAAAATGAAAGAGCTGCAGGAGAAGTACAAGGACAATCCCCAGCAGCAGCAGATGGAGGTGATGAAGCTCTACAAGGACTACGGCGTGAACCCGCTCGGAGGCTGCCTGCCGCTCTTCCTGCAGTTCCCCATCTTCATCGGTCTTTACAGCGTGCTGGAAGTGGCCGCCGAGCTGCGCGGCCAGTCCTTCTGGTGGGTTCGCGACCTCGCGGCCGCAGACACCCAGGGCCAGCTCCTCGGCTTCAACATCAACCCCCTCCCGCTCATCATGGGTCTGACCATGGTGGCGCAGATGAAGCTGACCCCGCAGCCTGCCACGGTGGACAAGACCCAGCAGCGCATCTTCATGTTCATGCCGCTGTTCTTCCTGTGGATCAGCTATGACTTCGCCGCCGCGCTGGCCCTCTACTGGTCCACGCAGAACATCTTCAGCATCTTCCAGACCCGCGTCATGAAGCTCTACATGCCCGAGCCCAAACTGGAAAAAGTGGCCGCAAAACCCGCAGCCAAGCCCGCTGCAGCCAACGGCAACAATCCCTTCTTCAACCCCGGCGGTGCGCCGCAGAAGGAGAAGAAAAAGGGAGGCAACAAGCCCCCGCGCCTCGGAGGCTAG
- a CDS encoding sialidase family protein — protein sequence MTSRRHFLTTAALAVPFIARGASAPVAKILETKVISQQPEFYHGWPTVARRQNGELWLSWSGGRESHVCPFGQVHAMTSKDNGTTWTWPRVLLDTATDDRDSGVLETSKGSLIVTTFTSLAYEDSFKKAAAMAELTDKGWVSKAMPAERYAKWKAAHERLSDEERKAELGEWVIRSTDGGKSWSTRIPTIVNSPHGPIQLKDGRLLYAGKQLWTQDKKIGVAESKDDGQTWQWLAEIPTRKGDTASNSYHELHAVEAADGTLIAQIRNHNTANKGETLQTESKDGGKTWSEPHSIGVWGLPSHLLRLRDGRLLMTYGHRRKPFGNQARVSTDNGQTWSEPMILSGDGIGGDLGYPSTVELADGTLLSVWYETMKDPKLAVLRQATWRIE from the coding sequence ATGACCAGCCGCCGCCACTTCCTCACCACCGCCGCCCTCGCCGTTCCTTTCATCGCACGCGGTGCTTCCGCACCTGTGGCAAAGATCCTCGAAACGAAGGTCATCTCCCAGCAGCCGGAGTTTTACCACGGCTGGCCCACCGTGGCGCGCCGGCAGAATGGCGAGCTGTGGCTCTCATGGTCCGGCGGCCGTGAGTCTCATGTGTGCCCCTTTGGCCAGGTGCATGCCATGACCTCCAAAGACAACGGCACCACCTGGACCTGGCCGCGCGTGCTGCTGGACACCGCCACCGATGACCGCGACTCCGGCGTGCTCGAAACCTCCAAAGGCTCCCTCATCGTCACCACCTTCACCTCGCTGGCCTATGAGGACTCCTTTAAAAAAGCCGCCGCCATGGCGGAGCTCACAGACAAGGGCTGGGTCTCCAAGGCCATGCCTGCGGAGCGCTATGCCAAATGGAAGGCCGCGCACGAGCGCCTCAGTGATGAAGAACGCAAAGCCGAGCTCGGCGAATGGGTGATCCGCTCCACCGACGGCGGCAAATCCTGGTCCACCCGCATCCCCACCATCGTGAACAGTCCGCACGGCCCCATCCAGCTCAAAGACGGCCGCCTGCTCTACGCGGGCAAGCAGCTCTGGACCCAGGACAAGAAGATCGGCGTCGCCGAGTCCAAAGACGACGGCCAGACCTGGCAATGGCTCGCGGAAATCCCCACCCGCAAAGGCGATACCGCCTCGAATTCCTATCACGAACTCCACGCTGTGGAGGCCGCAGACGGCACCCTCATCGCTCAGATCCGCAATCACAACACCGCCAACAAAGGCGAGACCCTGCAAACAGAATCCAAGGACGGCGGCAAGACCTGGAGCGAGCCCCACAGCATCGGCGTCTGGGGCCTGCCCTCCCATCTGCTCCGTCTGCGCGATGGCCGCCTGCTCATGACCTACGGCCACCGCCGCAAGCCCTTCGGCAATCAGGCTCGCGTCAGCACAGACAACGGCCAGACCTGGAGCGAGCCCATGATCCTCTCCGGAGACGGCATCGGCGGCGACCTCGGCTACCCCAGCACGGTGGAGCTGGCAGACGGCACACTGCTCTCCGTCTGGTACGAAACCATGAAAGACCCCAAGCTCGCCGTCCTCCGTCAGGCCACCTGGCGCATCGAGTGA
- a CDS encoding sialate O-acetylesterase — protein sequence MKFALLLSSLLVLRYPLQAQTQTHAQLKLTVPLEHQVFQRSSKDKGSIQIAGSAAASVIEARIGSGGAWQRLDAKFEAGHFTAVLEAPAGGWFQLEVRASEAGAVLAAATVEHIGIGEVFVVAGQSNSANHGAEKQHNQGSFASFDGRSWHVTDDPQPGGSGNGGSFMPPLGNALAAKLGVPVGFIPCGIGATSVREWLPKGATFPNPPTIESRVQKLPNGEWESKGQAYDTLVQRMKSAGPHGFRAVLWHQGESDANQKDPTRTLPGKLYRESLEKIIRTSRQEIGWEAPWFVAQVSYHVPGDEASPDIRAAQASLWQDDVALQGPDSDALKGDLRERNGQGVHFSGAGLREHGARWAAQIIPWLEKQLK from the coding sequence ATGAAATTTGCTCTGCTTCTGTCCAGCCTGCTTGTCTTGCGGTATCCGCTGCAAGCGCAGACCCAGACGCATGCACAGCTCAAACTCACCGTGCCGCTTGAGCATCAGGTTTTTCAGCGCAGCAGCAAGGACAAGGGCAGCATCCAAATAGCCGGCAGCGCTGCTGCCTCCGTCATCGAGGCACGCATCGGCTCTGGCGGCGCTTGGCAGCGGCTCGATGCAAAGTTCGAAGCCGGTCATTTCACCGCCGTTTTGGAAGCACCCGCCGGCGGCTGGTTCCAGCTTGAAGTGCGCGCATCAGAAGCTGGCGCTGTGCTTGCTGCAGCCACCGTCGAACACATCGGCATTGGCGAGGTGTTTGTCGTCGCCGGTCAGTCAAACTCGGCGAATCACGGAGCCGAAAAGCAGCACAACCAAGGTTCCTTCGCATCCTTCGATGGCCGAAGCTGGCATGTCACGGATGACCCGCAGCCCGGTGGCAGCGGAAATGGCGGCAGTTTCATGCCGCCGCTGGGCAATGCCCTGGCCGCGAAGCTGGGCGTGCCTGTGGGTTTCATCCCCTGTGGCATCGGAGCTACCAGTGTGCGCGAGTGGCTGCCCAAAGGTGCCACGTTTCCAAATCCGCCCACCATCGAATCGCGCGTGCAAAAGCTCCCCAATGGAGAATGGGAGAGCAAGGGGCAGGCCTACGACACGCTGGTGCAGCGCATGAAGTCAGCCGGTCCCCACGGCTTCCGCGCTGTGCTCTGGCATCAGGGCGAGAGCGATGCCAATCAGAAGGACCCGACACGCACGCTGCCTGGAAAGCTGTATCGCGAGTCTCTGGAGAAAATCATTCGCACCTCACGCCAGGAGATTGGCTGGGAGGCGCCATGGTTCGTCGCACAGGTCAGCTATCATGTGCCGGGAGACGAAGCATCTCCGGACATCCGCGCAGCGCAGGCGTCGTTGTGGCAGGATGATGTCGCGTTGCAAGGTCCGGACAGCGACGCGCTCAAAGGCGATCTCCGCGAGCGCAATGGCCAGGGCGTGCACTTCAGCGGCGCAGGCCTGCGCGAGCATGGCGCACGCTGGGCCGCTCAGATCATCCCCTGGCTGGAGAAGCAGCTCAAATGA
- the yidD gene encoding membrane protein insertion efficiency factor YidD, giving the protein MKWLIRILIRGYQVFLSPVIHAIGGPGSGCRYTPSCSRYFLEAVETHGVLRGSWLGICRICRCNPWGGHGHDPVPARK; this is encoded by the coding sequence ATGAAGTGGCTCATCCGCATCCTTATCCGCGGCTACCAGGTGTTTCTCTCCCCCGTCATTCACGCCATTGGCGGTCCCGGCTCCGGATGCCGGTACACCCCCTCCTGCTCCCGGTATTTCCTGGAGGCGGTGGAGACCCACGGGGTGCTCCGCGGCAGTTGGTTGGGCATCTGCCGCATTTGCCGCTGCAACCCCTGGGGTGGCCACGGGCATGACCCGGTACCTGCCAGGAAATGA
- the rplS gene encoding 50S ribosomal protein L19, with the protein MSNIIEKINQEQLKKEVAAFNVGDTVKVHTRVVEGDKERIQIFAGIVIARKGHGINEAFTVRKISYGEGVERVFPLHSPKVAKVEVTKSGRVRRARLHYLRQRQGKDAMSVKDQVQSES; encoded by the coding sequence ATGAGCAACATCATCGAAAAGATCAATCAAGAACAGCTGAAGAAGGAAGTCGCCGCTTTCAACGTGGGCGACACCGTCAAGGTTCACACCCGAGTCGTGGAAGGTGACAAGGAACGTATCCAGATCTTCGCAGGCATCGTCATCGCCCGCAAAGGCCATGGCATCAACGAGGCGTTCACCGTCCGCAAGATTTCCTACGGCGAAGGCGTGGAGCGCGTGTTCCCCCTGCACAGCCCCAAGGTGGCCAAGGTGGAAGTGACGAAGTCCGGCCGTGTGCGCCGCGCCCGTCTGCACTACCTCCGCCAGCGCCAGGGCAAGGACGCCATGTCCGTCAAGGACCAGGTCCAGAGCGAAAGCTAA
- a CDS encoding PTPDL family protein codes for MKLSRYPSAVIALACSAGFLHADVVTLKDGKKLEGNILSETPTSIRMKYRLTPKIWDEREFQRSEIAEGGILKQKPEEVEILELRKFSPTPDLMTAEKYEQLIQDRLRPFVNRYPGTKEAAEVEEMIKVAQEEKEKVVAGGAKLEGKWLSREEAKAEALNIKAFGIAAALHEKAEAKDYSGALKEFDKLTDPRTGLPASIYYPKTVEEILGVLKSYEGQVNQMISNQPTLQKMREDSTKKLIEPDLSRLNDAIKREKENWKNTFEEERKVTRWFTPYKYDLESLKVLAKTITDEIDRLKAIDLPSITRVNAALAEVMRADAKAATDRAALPKMAEAIVAGETAAATVNPSSREFYRAFFGSYRERYTYFSQTVGAASGQMQPAAAGSAGGSSAIAGTATPTTDDKVAAALAAATAPAQPAAAPAAQPGAAAPAAMPAAQPGAYPQQAGYPQQQAGYPQQQAGYPQGYTQPQAAAPAAAAEEEGMGLMTMIYIVVAVVALVVLGAVLLKKKKK; via the coding sequence ATGAAATTGAGTCGTTACCCATCTGCCGTCATTGCCCTTGCCTGCAGTGCCGGATTTTTGCACGCCGACGTCGTGACCCTCAAGGACGGCAAAAAGCTCGAAGGCAACATCCTTTCCGAGACGCCCACCTCCATCCGCATGAAGTACCGCCTCACACCCAAGATCTGGGATGAGCGCGAGTTTCAGCGCAGCGAGATCGCCGAAGGCGGCATCCTCAAGCAGAAGCCCGAAGAGGTGGAAATCCTCGAGCTCCGCAAGTTCAGCCCCACCCCGGACCTGATGACGGCTGAAAAGTACGAGCAGCTCATCCAGGACCGCCTGCGTCCGTTTGTGAACCGCTACCCCGGCACCAAGGAAGCCGCCGAGGTGGAAGAAATGATCAAAGTGGCACAGGAGGAGAAGGAAAAAGTGGTGGCCGGCGGCGCCAAGCTCGAAGGCAAATGGCTCTCCCGTGAAGAGGCCAAGGCCGAGGCCCTGAACATCAAGGCCTTCGGAATTGCCGCCGCACTCCATGAGAAGGCCGAAGCCAAAGACTACTCCGGCGCGCTCAAGGAGTTCGACAAGCTCACCGACCCCCGCACCGGACTTCCTGCCTCCATCTACTACCCCAAGACCGTGGAGGAGATTCTTGGCGTGCTGAAGTCTTATGAGGGCCAGGTCAACCAGATGATCAGCAATCAGCCGACGCTGCAGAAAATGCGCGAAGACAGCACCAAGAAGCTGATCGAGCCCGACCTTTCACGCCTGAATGACGCCATCAAACGCGAAAAAGAAAACTGGAAGAACACCTTCGAAGAGGAACGCAAGGTCACCCGCTGGTTCACACCCTACAAGTACGACCTGGAAAGTCTCAAGGTGCTCGCCAAGACCATTACCGATGAGATTGACCGCCTCAAAGCCATCGATCTTCCCAGCATCACCCGCGTAAATGCAGCCCTTGCCGAAGTCATGCGCGCAGATGCCAAAGCAGCGACTGACAGAGCAGCACTCCCCAAAATGGCGGAAGCCATCGTGGCAGGAGAGACGGCCGCGGCCACCGTCAATCCCAGCAGCAGAGAATTCTATCGCGCCTTCTTTGGCAGCTACCGCGAGCGCTACACCTACTTCTCTCAGACGGTCGGTGCCGCCTCTGGACAAATGCAGCCTGCCGCAGCCGGCTCCGCTGGTGGCTCCTCCGCCATCGCAGGAACAGCCACTCCGACGACGGATGACAAAGTGGCCGCCGCCTTGGCCGCTGCTACTGCACCGGCACAGCCTGCCGCTGCTCCCGCCGCACAACCCGGTGCTGCAGCTCCTGCTGCCATGCCAGCGGCACAGCCTGGCGCTTATCCTCAGCAGGCTGGCTACCCGCAGCAACAGGCAGGTTATCCGCAGCAGCAGGCCGGCTATCCTCAAGGCTACACCCAGCCTCAGGCCGCCGCACCCGCTGCTGCCGCCGAAGAGGAAGGCATGGGCCTCATGACCATGATCTACATCGTCGTAGCCGTCGTGGCACTGGTGGTTCTGGGTGCCGTCCTTCTGAAAAAGAAGAAGAAGTAA
- a CDS encoding alpha/beta hydrolase, translated as MNRTLLASLLLLPAALCSAADTHAALPLWPKGAPGSEARAAEPETTEGSNVCNVHNPSITPFVPAADKATGTAVIICPGGGHSKLCLGHEGYALGEWFREHGIAAFVLKYRLAREKGSTYTIQDHAMADARRAIRTVRARAAEWHIQPDRIGILGFSAGGELAAFAAMTNDPGNKESADIIEQQSSRPDFQALIYPGTSGLFDAKKGMPPLFIAAGYSDRQDISEGMATLYLKYKAAGVKAELHIFANAGHGFGYKHDAKPTAASRWPTRFTEWLTDSGLLMQ; from the coding sequence ATGAACCGCACCCTTCTCGCCAGCCTCCTGCTCCTGCCCGCCGCGCTCTGCTCTGCCGCAGACACCCATGCTGCCCTGCCCCTCTGGCCCAAAGGAGCCCCTGGCTCCGAGGCCCGCGCCGCTGAGCCGGAAACCACTGAGGGCAGCAACGTGTGCAATGTGCACAATCCCTCGATCACCCCCTTTGTGCCTGCGGCTGACAAAGCCACCGGTACCGCCGTCATCATCTGCCCCGGTGGCGGCCATTCCAAGCTCTGTCTGGGCCACGAAGGCTATGCACTCGGAGAGTGGTTCCGTGAGCACGGCATCGCCGCCTTTGTGCTTAAATACCGCCTGGCCCGCGAAAAAGGCAGCACCTATACCATTCAGGACCACGCCATGGCCGACGCCCGCCGCGCCATCCGAACCGTGCGCGCCCGTGCCGCCGAGTGGCACATCCAGCCGGATCGCATCGGCATCCTGGGCTTCTCCGCTGGTGGCGAGCTGGCCGCTTTTGCCGCCATGACCAATGATCCTGGAAACAAAGAATCCGCCGACATCATCGAGCAGCAGAGCAGCCGCCCGGATTTCCAGGCCCTGATCTACCCCGGCACCTCCGGCCTCTTTGATGCCAAAAAGGGCATGCCCCCGCTCTTCATCGCCGCTGGTTACAGTGACCGCCAGGACATCTCCGAAGGCATGGCCACCCTCTATCTCAAATACAAGGCTGCTGGGGTGAAGGCCGAGCTGCACATTTTTGCGAATGCCGGCCACGGCTTTGGCTACAAGCACGACGCGAAACCCACCGCCGCCTCCCGCTGGCCCACGCGTTTCACGGAGTGGCTCACGGACAGCGGGCTGCTGATGCAGTGA
- the nadC gene encoding carboxylating nicotinate-nucleotide diphosphorylase: MESTTLALIHAAITEDVGSGDLTSLYFTPENSRSRAEIVAREPGVVSGAEVARTVFLTIDPTLEVEVCLPDGSSFERGGVLMKIAGSTRSLLTAERTALNFLQRLCGVAAQARRYVEAVKPHPVQIWDTRKTTPGWRLLEKTAVRHGGGTNHRMGLYDHVMVKDNHLAANSDLPSLQAAIHKLRSERPGVRVQLEADTLDQVAGFLTLEGVDMLLLDNMGPEKLREAVQMVGGKLWLEASGGITLETIKDVAATGVNAISVGALTHSSRALDLGLDLYGS, encoded by the coding sequence ATGGAATCCACCACTTTAGCCCTGATCCATGCCGCCATCACCGAAGATGTCGGCTCTGGAGACCTCACCTCCCTGTATTTCACCCCGGAAAACTCCCGTTCCAGGGCTGAAATCGTGGCCCGTGAGCCCGGCGTCGTCTCAGGGGCGGAGGTGGCCCGCACCGTCTTTCTCACGATCGACCCCACCCTGGAGGTGGAGGTCTGCCTGCCTGACGGCAGCTCCTTTGAGCGCGGCGGCGTGCTCATGAAGATCGCAGGCAGCACCCGCTCCCTCCTCACGGCAGAGCGCACCGCACTGAATTTCCTGCAGCGCCTCTGCGGCGTAGCCGCCCAGGCAAGGCGTTATGTAGAAGCGGTAAAACCGCACCCCGTGCAGATCTGGGACACCCGCAAGACCACCCCCGGCTGGCGCCTGCTGGAAAAGACTGCCGTGCGCCACGGCGGCGGCACCAATCACCGCATGGGCCTTTACGACCATGTCATGGTCAAGGACAATCACCTCGCCGCCAACAGCGATCTCCCTTCGCTCCAGGCCGCCATCCATAAACTGCGCTCCGAACGCCCCGGCGTGCGTGTCCAGCTGGAAGCCGACACCCTGGACCAAGTAGCCGGCTTCCTCACGCTGGAAGGTGTGGACATGCTGCTGCTGGACAATATGGGCCCCGAAAAACTGCGCGAAGCCGTGCAGATGGTGGGCGGAAAGCTCTGGCTGGAGGCCAGCGGCGGCATCACCCTGGAAACGATCAAGGACGTGGCTGCCACCGGAGTAAACGCCATCTCCGTGGGCGCGCTCACGCACTCCAGCCGTGCGCTGGACCTAGGATTGGATCTTTACGGCTCCTAG
- a CDS encoding EF-hand domain-containing protein encodes MKTLLLSAFSLLAGAGLLHAALPGAESLARLITREFDTNSDETLDQGEWQGGIARSFDRLDKNLDSSIKAEEVDALQGDLAEEAGNLGGTIIVALIKQVLMSLDQDGDKAVSRKEYDALTDSIFTRLDADKNASLTLSELADLPVKMVTK; translated from the coding sequence ATGAAGACGCTTTTGCTTTCCGCCTTCTCCCTCCTTGCAGGTGCTGGACTGCTCCACGCAGCCTTGCCGGGGGCTGAATCACTGGCCAGGCTCATCACCCGCGAGTTTGACACCAACTCAGACGAAACCCTCGACCAGGGCGAGTGGCAGGGCGGCATTGCCCGCAGCTTTGACCGCCTGGATAAAAACCTCGACAGCTCCATCAAGGCGGAGGAGGTGGACGCGCTGCAGGGAGATCTGGCTGAGGAAGCCGGAAACCTCGGCGGCACGATCATCGTGGCGCTGATCAAGCAGGTGCTGATGTCTCTCGATCAAGACGGCGACAAAGCCGTGAGCCGCAAGGAATACGACGCTCTCACAGACAGCATCTTCACCCGGCTGGACGCCGACAAAAACGCCAGCCTCACGCTCTCAGAACTGGCCGACCTGCCCGTGAAAATGGTCACAAAGTAA